The following nucleotide sequence is from Candidatus Methylomirabilota bacterium.
CGCCCCGGCCCGCCTCGGCCCTCGCTTCGGGGTCGTCCGAGTCGTATCCGCGGAGCGTCGGGTAGTCGAAGGTGAGCGAGAGACCGGTCGCGCCCTGGGCGAGCAGGAACCGGAAGCGCGCGTTGGTGTCCTCGGGCGTGCCGAAACCCGCCAGCGGCCGGATCGTCCAGAGCCGGCTCCGGTACATCGCCGGGTGGGCGCCGCGGGTGTACGGGGGCGCACCCGGGAAGCCGAGGTCGCGAAGGTAGTCGCGCGCGGAGCCATCGGCCGGGACGGCGAGCGGCGGGAGCGGGATCCCGGACACGGTCTCGAACCGCGGCGCCCGCTCGGGGCTCCGGGCGTGCCGCTCCCCGAGCCACCGCCGGAATTCCCGGGCGAGGTCCTGGGGTCCGTCTGGGCCTTGACGACTCATGTCGCCATGCCGTACCGGCTCGTCCGAGCGCTTCCGGCCGAAGCGCTCCGAGCGCGGGCTTCGCCCGCGCAACCCGGGGGGAGGTTGGGAGGGGGCCGTCGAGGCCCCCTCCCAGGATCTAATCCCACTTGCGCTGGTCCTCGATCTTCTTGGCGCCCTCGGGGATCGTGCCCGGCGGCACCACCCGGACGTCGCCCCGGAGCTTCATGACGTCGCGGATCGCCGCCACCGTGGCCGCCTGCACGCTCTCCGCGTCGCCGGCCGCCCGCAGCTCCACGCTGAACGTCAGCACGTCCTGGTGGTCCTGGCGCGTCACCACGACCTGATAGCGGGCCACTCCGGGGACACGCGCCGCCACCTCGTCGGCCTGTCGGGGGTGGATGAACATGCCGCGGACCTTGGTCACCTCGTCGGCGCGGCCGCGCCACCCGAGCATCCGGGGGGAGGTCCGCCCGCACGGGCACGGGGCCTCGGTGACGACCGACAGGTCACCGGTCCCGAACCGGATCATGGGGTAGGTCTTGTGGTTCACCGTGCAGACGATCTCACCCACCTCGCCGGCCGGGAGCGGCGCCCCGGTCTGGGGATCGCAGATCTCGAAGATCGCGTCCTCCATGAGATGCATCCCGGCCGCTTCGCGGCACTCGTAGGCCACGATCCCGAGGTCGGCGGTGCCGAACGATTGACGTGTGAGGATCCCGTGTTCCTCCTGAAAGGTCCGGCGGAGCGACTCGGGCAGCGCCTCGGCGCCCACGTGGGCGACCTGAAGCGGCAGCGGCCGTCCGAGGCCCCGCTCCGTCGCCTGCTTGAGGATCGTCACGAGAAAGGAGGGGGTCCCCACGTAACCGGTGGCCCCGAGGTCGACAATCGTCTTGACCTGGACCTCGGTGTTGCCGGGGCCGGTCGGGATGACCGTGCAGCCGAGCCGGACGAGGCCGCGGTCGATCAGGTGGGCGGCCGGCGTCAGGTGGTAGAGGAACGTGTTCACCACCACGTCGCCCGGACGGAAGCCGCCGGCGAAGCACGAGACCTCCGTCCGCCACGGGCTCCGGTCCCGGCGGTCGAACGGCTCGTAGATGGGACCGGGCGAGACGAAGATCCAGTGGAGGTCCTCGGCCGGGACGGTGCAGAAGCCGCCGAAGGGCGGGTCGGCCCGCTGGAGGTCCGGCATCGCGGCCTTTCTGATGACGGGGAGCCGGCTCAGGTCCTCCAGCGTGCGGAGGGCCGAGGGCTTGAGCTGGGACGCCTCCAGGCGGCGGCGGAGGCCCGGAGCCTTGCGCCAGGCGTGGGCGATGAGCCCCTTGAGCCACGCCTCCTGGTAGCGGCGGCGGGCCCGGACGCTCATCGTCTCACGTGTCCTGTCGTAGTAGCCCTTCAGACGCTCGCTTCGGATCATGTCCGCTCTCCCGCTCGCCCGCCCGGCCGGCTGCTGCCGAACGCCGGCAGCACCTCTTCGGCGAAGGCGTGGAGCGCCTCCCACTCGTAGGGACCCATCCGGAGCGCGAGGTTGAGGCGCGCCACCCCGGCGTCGCGGTACCCCGCCACCACCTCGAGCGCCTGACGGGGCGTGCCGCGAAGGAAGCCCCGCCGCCCCTTCAGGTCCGGCCCCCACTGGGCCCGGAGGAGCGTCTCCTGCCGGGCAGCCTCGCGCTCGTCGGCGCCCAGGTAGAAGCCGACGTTGGCGCTGCGGATGATGTCGGCCGGATCGCGCCCCTCCCGCCGGCACCAATCGTCGAGGACCGCGTTCTTCGCCCTCCACGCCGGCGGATCGAGGTACGGGCCATTCCACCCGTCGGCGTGGCGGGCCGCCGCTCGCAGGGTCCGCTTCTCGCCCTGGCCGCCGATCCAGATGCGCAGGCGGGACTGGAGCGGCCGGGGATTGTTCCGCGCGTCGGCGAGCTGGTAGTACCGCCCGGTGAAGCTCGAGACCTTCTGATCGAAGAGGAGGCGGAGCACCTGGGCGTATTCTTCGAGCTGGTCCTCCCGGACGTCGATGGGGGCGAAAGGAATGCCGAAGGCCCGGTACTCGACGTCGTGCCATCCGGCCCCGATGCCGCACTCCACACGGCCTCCCGACAGGTGGTCGATCGCCGTCAGAGACTTGGCGAGGAGCCCGGGGTTCCGGTAGCTGACGCAGAAGACGAGACAGCCCAGCCGGACGATTCGCGTCTCGAGGGCGGCCGCGGTCAGGGTGGCCACCCCCTCGAAGCAGTCGCCGTCTCCGCCCTGGGGCGGGGACTCCTGGAAGTGGTCGGAGACGGAGAACCAGTCGAAGCCGCGCTCGTCGGCGAAGCGCCACAGCCGGCGCAGCTCGGACAGCGGCCCCCCCAGGTGCCCCACGTGGATGCCGAACGTCATGGCCATGGCATCACGCCCTCATCGTGTCGTCAACGTGAGGCCCGCGTCAATGACCAGCACCTGGCCGGTGACCCAGCGCGCCTCGTCGCTGGCGAGATAGACCGCCCCCCACCCCACGTCCCACCCGGTCCCTTCCGTCCCGAGCGGCGTCGCCCGCCGCCGGCGCTCGCGGGCCTCGGGGCCGAGCGCCTCGACCATCGGCGTCCACACCGTCCCGGGCGCGATCGCGTTGACCCGGATGCCCTGGGGCCCCAGCTGGACGGCGACGCTCTGCACGAAGCCGATCACGCCGGCCTTGGCCGCCGCGTAGGCCGTGCGGCCATGACCGCGGAGCGCCGCCACCGAGGAGACGCAGATGACTGCGCCGCCGCCCCGGGCGACCAGGGCCGGCACCGCGCACCGGGTGGCCAGGAACATCGACTTGAGGTCGACGGCCAGCACGCGGTCCCACTCCTCCTCGGTCACCTCGAGAAGGTCCTTGCGCGACTCGATCCCGACGTTGTTGTGGAGGATGTCCAGGCCGCCCCAGCGCTCGACGGCGGCCGCGACCATGGCGCGGCACGCCTCGACGCGGGTGACGTCAGCGGCGAACGCCTCCGCCTGGCCACCCTCGGCGCGGATCAGCGCGACCGTCTCGTCCGCCCGCTCGCTCTCCCGATCGACGCAGAGGACGCGCGCGCCTTCCCGCGCGAACAGGGTCGCGGCGGCCTTGCCGTTGCCGACCCCGGGGCCGCGCGAGCCGGCGCCGGTGACGATGGCGACTTTGCCGGCCAGCCGGCTCATGCCCGGGATCCCGAGCCGACCCGGTAGGGCGGGCGCTGGGGAACGCCGCCCCGGATCACCGGCCAGCCGCCGACCTCGTGAAGGGCCGTCACCAGCCGGCTCACGTAGGCGGGATCCGAGCTCACGTCGATGGGCCAGCCGAAGTCTCCGGCGCGGCGGAGCTCGACCTCGTAGCCGCGGTCGCCCCCCTCGGGCCCTTCGATGAGGATCGCCTCGATCTCGTCGAAGGGCACCGCGCTCACCGGCCGGAACATGGAGCCGAGGCCGCGCCGGAAGGCGGCTTCCCGCGCCCGCCGGTCGAAGACGATCCAGTCGCGGTGGCGCGCGGCCCCGAGGCCAGCCAGGACGGCGATCACGCCCAGCGGAAGCGCGACCACACTGCCGATCAGCGTCATCTGGCCGGCGAGGACGCCGGCCAGGACGAGCCCCCCGGCGCCGATGCCGGCCACGGCAGTCACCCACCGGGCGCCGCCGACGCGAGTCAGGAGGAG
It contains:
- a CDS encoding AMP-binding protein; translation: MIRSERLKGYYDRTRETMSVRARRRYQEAWLKGLIAHAWRKAPGLRRRLEASQLKPSALRTLEDLSRLPVIRKAAMPDLQRADPPFGGFCTVPAEDLHWIFVSPGPIYEPFDRRDRSPWRTEVSCFAGGFRPGDVVVNTFLYHLTPAAHLIDRGLVRLGCTVIPTGPGNTEVQVKTIVDLGATGYVGTPSFLVTILKQATERGLGRPLPLQVAHVGAEALPESLRRTFQEEHGILTRQSFGTADLGIVAYECREAAGMHLMEDAIFEICDPQTGAPLPAGEVGEIVCTVNHKTYPMIRFGTGDLSVVTEAPCPCGRTSPRMLGWRGRADEVTKVRGMFIHPRQADEVAARVPGVARYQVVVTRQDHQDVLTFSVELRAAGDAESVQAATVAAIRDVMKLRGDVRVVPPGTIPEGAKKIEDQRKWD
- a CDS encoding LLM class flavin-dependent oxidoreductase, whose product is MAMTFGIHVGHLGGPLSELRRLWRFADERGFDWFSVSDHFQESPPQGGDGDCFEGVATLTAAALETRIVRLGCLVFCVSYRNPGLLAKSLTAIDHLSGGRVECGIGAGWHDVEYRAFGIPFAPIDVREDQLEEYAQVLRLLFDQKVSSFTGRYYQLADARNNPRPLQSRLRIWIGGQGEKRTLRAAARHADGWNGPYLDPPAWRAKNAVLDDWCRREGRDPADIIRSANVGFYLGADEREAARQETLLRAQWGPDLKGRRGFLRGTPRQALEVVAGYRDAGVARLNLALRMGPYEWEALHAFAEEVLPAFGSSRPGGRAGERT
- a CDS encoding SDR family NAD(P)-dependent oxidoreductase; the protein is MSRLAGKVAIVTGAGSRGPGVGNGKAAATLFAREGARVLCVDRESERADETVALIRAEGGQAEAFAADVTRVEACRAMVAAAVERWGGLDILHNNVGIESRKDLLEVTEEEWDRVLAVDLKSMFLATRCAVPALVARGGGAVICVSSVAALRGHGRTAYAAAKAGVIGFVQSVAVQLGPQGIRVNAIAPGTVWTPMVEALGPEARERRRRATPLGTEGTGWDVGWGAVYLASDEARWVTGQVLVIDAGLTLTTR